The genomic interval GGGCCCCACAAAGAAAAGTGTTCATGTTTCTCAGAGCAAATTTGGATTTCAGCAAAAGAATGAAAGGAAGAGCCAGGTTGTTTGCATTCACAAACTTTTAATCCTGTGGGCTAgccatgtttaaaataaagtaaggGGGCAATAACCTAATACAgcttttttacccctgaggaacccttgaataaTTTTCAGGacatggggaacccctactaaaaccctAGGTCAAGCAATGGAAAAAGACCTCTTACATTAGTATTAGTACAAAGAATGTCCCCTTGCAGCTTTGGTGTCTTGCTGACATTGCCAAGTGGCATTGACTACAAAACTATATAGTCACCATTACATgcaaggtcaatcagccaaagcacAAGGAATCTCTGAaaactggaggaaccctagctgagaaagTTTGTTCAATTATTTCAATGTACTGCAGTACACCGTATGTGATGGAATGCATTCATCTTATACATCATAGTAAAGTTCCATCTTTATAtacctgaaaacataaaaaatatgtaaaaacgttatactattttctttttaggtattGGTGAACATAAAACTACAATCATGCACAGGGCATTGAACACAAAGCTGTGTGATTGTAACACCATATTACAAGGCAAATGTTCAATAGGTAATATTTTGCCAGACATATTGGACTTCTTTTCCAGACAAAACTCTTTAAACACTGTAATATGTAAAAAGTAATACTTTTATCACGAGGCTCGTTTGCAAAAGTAAGGAACACAGCCATTAGCCTCAAGTGAAAAATCCAAACAAAGGTCCCAATGTACCATTTGCCAAAACAGACTGTGGAGACCACAGTTTTGTGTTAGGTGCCTCGGTAAAATCACTTTTTCCTCTGCAAATTGATGCTGACTTTGTTATGTCTACCAAATGGCTCCCTTCTTTTTGAGCATGAATATAACCTGGCTGACTGCAGATGCAAGGAAAAAcaccacataaaaaataaaacaaaaataactacttatgtgtttaaagtaatttttttaaatactgaggGATAAAAAGCTGTAAAGTTCAAAAAGCAAAAACCAACCTATCTGGTTATGTTGATGTTCTAGAATGTGGTTTGGGCTGAATTacaattttgttaaatatttctcTGCTGATTGATTGTTGCTTTCAATCTCCTACATTGcactagagaaataaaaaggGGAATATTATTGGAtgacattttaatgaataaagctgcatacacatgtcagatttttatcgcccgataatcggcatctgccatatatcgggcgaaaatctggcatgtgtacagtcggcggcgtccatcgtccgaacgaccgtcctggcggatccacggacgatggacgacagccgatcctaatgaaagggaaggagcggcaccctgctgcgcgctctccccctcctctctccatagagcagaacggtgctgtatgtacagcaccgttcatgcatcgtgtagtccttccatcgttaaagatcctttccaacaacaaaaattgcacgtgtgtacgcagcttaacggCAAATGTGTTTTAGGGATACAATTCCATGGCCATTTAAATATTTCCCAGtaactataaaacataattttggaaatgtaaaatgtattttgagtaGGCCATGAAAAGTAATACCTGTTTCCCATTAAAATGTACCTTATGTTGAGCCATTTTTTTAATCCCAGTTTAGGACAGAATGGGGAAGGATAAGAACACCACTAGTGGGATAACCTGGTGGGGTTCCAGTCTTCCCCATTCTCAccacaaaatgggaaaaaaaaaattaactcaaTTTATACTGGTATCATATGCCACTTCAATATTCAGAAATACTCTGAGCATTTTCAAATAATGGAACACCAAACAATGGCGTGAACTGTGCATCAATGAAAATGGTATGGCGGACGTTTTTCTTTGCCTCCCACCCACTTCTGAAATGGACGTACATTCCTAAACACGGTACATTCCTACCATACATTCTGTACATGTTACAATCCAGATGTTAgcttcacaataaaataaatatatttacaaaagaaaaaaaggaaaaaaaataaaaggtataaataaCTTAAAGAGAAACAAATCACTTCAAAATCAAAGCGGATTGGTTCTGCTCAGTTCTTGTCATGTCATTGCACGTTATTGTGGAAAGCAAAATCAACTTCAGCAATTTCAAccctttattattttgttcttcaAACCAAATATCTATTTGATGAATTAAAAGATTTCTAAATCACTAGCTTCACATAGGTGGCACAAACAATGAAAATTGGTAgacaaggcaaataaaaaaatagtattataatgataatatgcTTGGAATCAGGGCAAAGCCATTTTGTAGTTTCCTTTCTATGTGGTGTACAAGgcaatgtatgtattttacagctttttttttctaaaaattacaattattgtgTGCAAATTTTTGACAAAGTTATGGGAAAATGACCTATGGTAATACAGCTGTGGCCTGTATTGTCCTCCATTTTTAAACTGGTCAGAATTAGATCTCACATATGTAATCTCAGTGCTTTCTTTTTTAGAATTCATTAAAGATCCAGTCACATGTTGAGCTTTTTAGCACCATAATGCGCatgcctatttatttttaatacgcAACACATGTTGCCATGcagtacaaatagaaaaaaaaaggggggtgggtattttgcagcaaaaataaaacttgcttTGGGAAATGCATACATGTGAATGGGTCATACAACAGTGGCttaatattgatataaattaAGTGGGTGAATTGATGTGTGAACACAGCTTTAAGTGCATGATGACCTTTTTAATGTCTCTTCACATTGCTGCTCATGTTGTTTGCAAAGCagtggtaatattttattttataatgtacagaataaaataagTAAGAGTAAAATTTCTCCCAAacttttattgctctctgtgtcATAATAGGGACTCCTTAATTTATTCTCCattctacaaattatatttttattgctttctgtaacCCTATTTACTTCCTTTCCTAACAACTATCTGTTAGAAAGTGGGGGGAAATATACCATGTTGCCTAGTTTTGGTGATTTTTATATAggttattttaaatatgtgcaaaATACACCTAAAGTAaaagtgattgaaaaaaaatgattgaactATTCTCCATCTATCAATAAAGTTAAATTGTAAaccaatataaaaacacaaattaatgtgGCTCTGCACTATTAttcaattttatgtttatgttatgtttattttttaatgtgtttaatatgttttatttttttaattatttttaatgtgacaGTTTAGGCATCTGAAATTACCATGTTTTCAAGTATCTTTCCATTCTTGAACAGCAGAGCTTAGATTGGGGAAGCTACAGAAGCAGCACAAGGCGCTGACCTGTAATGCTCTTATGCCAACAACAATGTGATAGAAGAAGAAAGCagttccattttattattgtttgatatacaCAGATGTCTGATAGAAATTAATGCGAGTaatgtgtgaatatttttttaaataggtgatGAGGAACTTGTAGAGGAACAACTTAACTGCACCATTGAAAAATCAGGTTACTTGTGCTTTAGAAGCCCCATACACTTCTAGGGGGTGATATTGCTAatgcttttattgattttagcATTTTGTTAGCAGAAACAGTTTTAACCAAAAAATACTAGGAAAGAGAAAATCAGTGTATGTATATGGATGTCGAATTAAAGCTGAATTGGAGGGGACACCTATGATAAAtattaattgatatatatatatatatatatatatatatatatatatatatagaccaagTTTACAAACTTGATATCacctttaaaattaataaattagtgGAACATTTCCAAAATGTGGTATTGTTCAAAAGCCAGGAgacttaataataatttacacaattcATATTATAGGTACAAAATGGCTACTGCCTCTAATGCCAGCTAGAAAATtatatgaaggaaaaaaagagcgtagaacataaattatttattcttcattatatatttacatattttataattttattggtGTTGCTATTGAGTTAACACCTCCCACCATAAAATATGATCCTTAGATAATCAATACATAcatgctataaaataaataaaagatctaTATGTTTGTTTAGTAAAGGAATATGTAGCTGAATAAATTCACATTTCCtgtgtgcatataaatatattcccAAACTGTAACACATGAAACTCTTCACAAACACAGTGCCCTGCTGCCTTCACGCGGACCGTGCTTGAAAGAGCGTCCACGTGGTGCCTCTTTAAAGTGCCATTTACAGATAAACCCAATCTGATCGACGGCAAGAAGTGAGCAGATACCACTTTATATTGCCCGatgacataaaacataatttaacatttcttaaataaattaatataaaagtaatttctAAGGAAGCCATACACAATAAAAAGTAGATTGCAACCTGTAGTTAACAGCTAAAAGTACCATACAGAAAGCAAAGAAATACTGCACAGAGGCTGGAGAAAGGGCTGGATTATTTCACTTTATCTGGAACATTTACTCTTAAACCGAAAATGTGCCATAGAATGCTAAAATAATTACAAGAATCTAAGGTTTTTCAGAACTGGGATGAGCAACAAATCAAGATGATATGGGAAATATAGCAGGTAATAAATCCCCCATGTCAATCAGTCAGATTCCAATTTCCTTCAACAGGGTTGAAAACAGTACAGGGTTGGCTGTTATGGGCCAAGCTTCTGCAGTCCCAAAAATACCTCTGAAATTGATTTATTCAGTAAAACACAATGAAGATGATAGCATGAAAAGGACAACAATCTATAATTACTAGTGAGAGTAAAATATTTGAGCCTACTTCAATAATCTAAATTTTGACTGGTTGCCTCACCttgaaaaccataaaaaaagacatttacttCCTTGTggtatagaaaataatatagCACACATCCTATTTGCTGCAGAGGATACTGCTCtagcttcttttttttcaattttggaatTGTGTAACCTTTTTATGCATCATTCCATTGGTTAAATAAAGTGAACATCTCAAGAACCTCAATGTGTCCAAACTAATACTACTGCCAAAACACATGCACCTTGTGGTACCAGAAAGTACGTGATGTGCATTTATTGGATTTCTTTACATTTAGAGAGCCTACGGGTCTTAACCTATACACAAACCAACTTTTCCCCCAACTTCTGCACCACAATCCAGGATCCGTTTAAGCAAAGCAGAACCAAAAAGGAGGAAGCCCACCATAAACTTATATATACCTTGAAGGCACCATAAGGAGGGTGTATTAGCTTGGACATACTGATGactctgacaggttctcttcaacaGAAAACATACACAGCACAGGAATGGctacaaaactatttttacaataGGAATAAActgtaaattacaaaaaacataaacaagatTCATTTTTGTTCACAGAAGACATAGCATTGATAAGAGTAAATGTCCCTTAATGTACAAGAAAGGAATAGAAAACTAGCAATGATGTAAAAAGCCAAATGATGATGTCATACTGGGCAAAAACAATCATCTCTTTGTTTCAGCTTTTACTTTGTTGCAGAGGGGAGGCTTtccatatacaatacaaaatatactgtaggtaatataaaaacacaagagGCACAAACACCCAAAATATGGACACCGATTTCATTTACTGGTCTTGCATGCATTAATGATGGCAGCCATTTTAAGCAGAGTGTTTCATATAATGAAGAGGAACTAGTAACATCCTTCTTTCATGAGGTCAGTGGCTAAGCAGGACCCTGTATGGCATTAATAATGAGCAGTAATGGCAGCCCTCGCTAACATTCTCTCTCAACCAGGTTTGTAAGTAGTTCCTAGTGAACTAATAGACCAAATATTGGTTTGCACTGGCTGCTTTCATTATGCATGGGAGGCCGATACAACTTGAAAGCTATTCCCaaacaaaatgtgatattttaattttaggcAGGCCCAGAATCATGAGCCGTATTCTCGTCTAATATCTATTGGTGACTCTTCATTGTGAGATGTCTCAGAGTCATTGCCTGTGTTCCCCAGCCACAGCAAGAGCTCAGGCAagggtaaaaagtaaaaacaacataaCATCTTGATGGATTCCTGTAGACTAGATCTTTGGTTAAAAAATCTCCCAGCCCAAGTCTCCACTTTATGGGTGATTTAGCTGATGACTACCCAAAAAGTAGAATAtcagttttttttggaaatagcCTTTAAGAAACATTGGcagaccttttttaaaaaagctggtaCACAACAAAAACGCCCATTTGGACATGAAATCAGGTCATAACTGGTAGTTCTTTTGCTGTTTGGAACATAAAAGCAAGCACCTCATAAAGCATGTGTATCATCTTGTCTGTGCTCCAGTTTTTATAAACATTCTGCATTTACCTTTGTACACAATAAAAGGGGTCAAGTGTCTGATCCGTTGATAAGAAAAAGGGTTGATCGCGTATGcccattttgttctatttttaatttaaaaaaaggcttttctatTGTGAGAATAGAATGTCTCATCTTAAAACAACCGGGAGGTACAAAAATTGCATATGTACCCAGTTAAGGGGGTAGAAAAAGGTAGTGGCCACTGCCTTGGCTTAGCATGTTGTCCAAGTAAAGGAGGTCAGGTAATTGGTATATAATGCCAGCTGTTTGTAGGCATTGATACTTCCTGTGTAAGGttttcaaagtaaataaaatgtgaaaactatGTGAGGGGAGGGTGTACAATGTGGGCAATCATTGGTATTCACGAGGTAGCTGGGAggtatttatatacaaattaaaaaaaagcaggaaaaacacACAAGTTATAAATAAACTAATTTTCCTAATCATAAATAAAAGACCTAGACCCAATTATTTCAACTCTTATAGGGACATCCTACCCTCCATGTGCTCTTCTGACATTAAACTGGGATGATATTCTACTTCTTTAATATGGCCAAAATCAATGACCTGCCAAGCACAATATTGacttaaaaatgatcatttacacCTTGAACCTACACTGTCTGTACTGAAAACAGCCAAATAATAATCAGTAGAAAACTTGTTAGTAATAGAAACTAATTTTGTTTGGGTCAAGGGTATTCAGGCCTATTGGTCATCATCAGGGAGTTTTAAATTCTGTATTGTGGATTGCTAAATAGTATATTGTAGGTAAGAGCATCTGCACTGTCCCTTGGTTTTGAGTTGAGAAAAAACTTGAGAGCTTGGACAGTTACCAACAGAGAGCTTTTGCTACAGGAGCATCTCAAACATAAAAGAGTGGTGAGCAATTCGGTATGCCATAATTATTAGTTGTGGGTGGTCCAGGACTAAAGCGTGCCAATTGCGTATACACAGTGaaccatttattaaaacacagtCCAGTTGAAACCACAGACACCAATAATTAATCTCAACTACAAGAGTGAAATCTGCCTACGACTGATTGTGTTTTAATAGTTGAtagtttttaccttacaaaagGTACCTCTGCCGTGACTGGCAGACCTGTACACTTTAATGCCaccactaataaaaaaacaaatacagttaacACCCATATAGCTCTAAAAGTGAAGATGAAATTGAGAATAAATACCtagatgacaaaataaataacactttttgcaaaGCGATCTAAACACGTTTTGGGTTTTAAAATCATTCTGTTCCCCTTCTCCATGACAAACATTTCTTGCAACTAAAGTAGGAAATAATATCCCTCCCCCTTGCCTCAAAATACAGCTGGGTGGCCAAATACCTACATGGACTGGAAAGTTTGGGTCAATATTGTACATCTCAATTAGAAAGGAAATTTATATGCAAATTCTAACAAATATTACTTATTTAGAACACTTGTTccagtggatttttttctttttttttccttttatatagaaaatcaatataataaacaagagaatctgtacaaaaatataaaaacattcaggCAAGGGGACCTAAGCAGCCATTTATATGCAATTTGTACTGGAAAAGCAGTAATTAATGCcgccaattttttctttttttttactcccaaaCTAAAATGGgctaaaatgccaaaaaatgggGCTCTGATTACCCAATAAAATTTACCTCTTGCAATAAAACCTATTGAAAAAATAGACAGTTATGCACATGCAATTTACAGCGTTCCCCAACACAATTCTTGTGCTTATACATGTATAACTCAAACTGGTGTCTAAGTTGACACGGTAGTTTGTATGAAATCTTCAGTGGACTGTAGTACGATTGGCCATGGAGAACGACTTATAAAGTATCTCCAAAGCAGTCATACAGAAGGCACTCCGTTACAGcgtaatgtaatttaaaaacaagatcctttttgtttttcaaaaaaggcaaaagtaTGCATGCACAGTGCTGTGAATCTGTGGGGCAGGGATAAGGATTATGTAGAGTCAATGACATGTTCTCTTAAGATCCAACCAAAACCTCCATTATATGGTCTAGTTCTGTGAGGTCCATCTTAAAAGGCTGATTTGGAGTTACCGGTTGGCTGCTATAAGGAGACAGTGTTTTGAGGAGTTCGTCTGGTGCCATCTTAGAGGCCGCTCCAGTATTTGATGTGCAAGGGTCAAAATCGTACATGGACGTGTCAATATCAGAAAAAAGAATGTCATCTAGGGTCAGGTCTGTGAGAAAGCCAGTGGAGGTTGTTAATTCGAAATTCCCTGGAAGGGAATCTATTAGTTTTGGCTCACTTGTTCTGTTATCTTGTGTTCCCTCAGGCTTAAGAGATCCTGCTGTGACAGTTTCATCCTTTAGGTCTGGTGAAGCCATTGCCTCTGTGGAGGTAGATGTTGGACAAAGCTCCTCAATTTCATCCAAGGCTGAGGAGAAACTGTCTTTTACTGGCTGGACAGGAGGCAGCGGTAAAGGTGGTGGGAGCTTGCTGCTAGGAATATTCTGCTGGACTGTTTGGGAAGTGCAAAACGTGTCCTCCTCAAGCAGAGAGGCTGGGGTGAGGCAAGACTCTAGTGGTGTAGTGTTTATTAAGTCAGTGGGTTGTAGGGTAGGCTGGGAGGCAAGATGGCTGAAAGCAGGCTGTGCCTCCTGATACGTGTCACAAAGAGGGTCTGAAGACTGTGACGTGCTAATAAACACAGGCCTCAGGCTGCCTTCTTGTTTCAGCTCCTCCTGTATCCGTCTTAACATGTTATTAATTAAAACTGTTTTCTGCAAGCTTGGCTCTGTCAAGGGCCTGTGATTGTAGAGTTTCATAAGGGAAATGTTGAAGATAGTCTGGCGCTGTAAGGTGTAGGATACCTTCGAAGGCCCATCGGTCGGTGACACCACTTTGCTTTCCATCCCATCTTCATGCTCGTCAAACTTTCGCTTTCCCGCTTTACCcaacatatatctaaaaaaaaaattacagatgatCAGacatatcattttataaaatatcattatattttctaaaagtaGCTTTTCCTAAATAAGTGATTGGTATTTCAAAGGTGTGAACCAAAGACGTCTCTAGAGGTACATGCCTATGTGTTCCTGAGCATTGGAACCTTGACCATTGTTATGTTTCAACCTGTGGTATGACAGCTTGAAACACTGCTTCTTATTGACAACAAAATCAAATGGCAAAGCTGAAGACACTTGTAAATGACTACAAAACACATTAAAGTGGGCACTACCTGCAGGCCtctaactaaaataataaaaagccattACTGGTTCTTTACAACTTCCTGGGATCAAACCACTAACCAGAGCTTTTCAGCCAAGGTTCTGACATTTTCCATATACATTGTTAATCATTTGGTCCGGGGTGTTGTTTTTAAATGGTGTCTGGTTTAATAATCTGTAGCGGCTGCACCTTGTAAAAAATTTCTAATGATAAAGGGGCATATAAGGTTGATATAAACAACTGATAGTTTACCAAGCAGATTGAATACATGACTCTTCAACCAAACCAGCGCAGCTTTTGTTTAATATATGATCATAGAAAAAGTGCATTTGCAATGttagggcagcatggtgactcaggggttagcactttggcctttccAGTGCTAGGTTCTAGgattgaatcccagccaggatactatctacatggagtttacaggttctccccatgtctgtgtgggtttcctctgggtactctggtttcatcccaaaatatgcagttaggttaattggcttccccctaaattgatcttagactacattaatgacatatgactatggtagggacatttgattgtgagctagtttgagggacagttagtgacatgactatggactttgtacagcgctgcataatatgatggtgctatataaatactgtgtaataataataaaatggtttttaTGTACAAGTAAAAGACTTCCTTATGTAGACTTAGATATGATGTCACCAGCCCCAACAAACTCAGAGCTCTCACTTTAGTTACACTATTTTTTTGCTCTTTCGCTGGCTGCAACATAATGGGTGAGGGGCATAGGAGCTAAGCCAATAACACAAAGTAAATATTTAGATGCTCCTAGAAGAGAAGAGGACTACAACATGTAAGGAGACAGAAGTTTGTGCTACTGAATTGTCTTTCCTGAAGTAGTCAAGTCCAGAGGCAAATACAACTGAACGTTAAAAATTATAACAGAATGGAAAATTCctgcaaatataaatgtaaatcacttaaattctgcttttattttacctgtaattttttttaagttggtgacaAGGTTTTCGAGTTCCAATGTAAGACAAAGCAATAAATGGCATTTGATAGTACTGAAGATCAACAGCGCCACAAACtgatcattattaaaataaaataaaaatatataaaccaaagCACTCTGTTTTTCAGATAAAGGGTTAAGAGAACAGTCATTAAATCATACTGTTATGGGAATTACTGTTACAGCTTGCAAGTTCTAAAGTGGCAGCATGTCATGTCAGTCCCCTGATAATTATCAGGATTAGCTCTAGATAGGAGATGATCCCTGTGTTAGCACGAATGAAAGAGCAGACAGATCGCAGATGCTTTAGAAAAGATTTAGGCAACTAGTGCCCTCTTTCCAAAACCACAAAAAGTTCTCTGCTCCCTGAAAAATGTACTGTACCTGACTAAAGAACCCACAGGTGTCCAAAAGTCACATCTAACTTAATTGCTAGTCTTTGCAAGCCTctactaaaaccaattcattggATGTCAGTGGGATTATAATGCTTAAATTCAGTAGTGGTAAACTGAAAGAATGTGCCCAAAACATTGGTGGTGTGAATGCCACTCAAATCACAGATAAATGATCTCTGGTGTATTGCCGTTGGCTCTAAAAAGTGGCACTAGCTCAAGAACTATGCATGTATGCAGCAAATAGGAATGTCAAGTATCCGTAGCTCAATGAACTAGGGTCTCAAGGAACCATGGTGTTCTTCAAAACCTTGTTTGAGAATGTCTGTTCTAGCACCAAGGAAAATTAGGGTCTATATCATAAGGACTTGCTATTACTTGATTTTCATTCTCATGCATCTGTAGAGTAACCAATACTAAAATTTACAGGTGACAATTAGATCAATTGTGTCACAGTTTTCACAATTTCCACACATAGTGGGCCTATGTGTTGTAACTGACttattgtataaaaatgaaagtttagaaaagaaaatgcaattcaCCAATTATTTAGACTGGTATAAACTAAATGCAGAAAAAGTGGAAGACGCATTGTCTAGACACAACAGTCCTGGTTCAGGGTCACCCTCCTCAGTCACAGCTGGctagtacatgtttttttttaataattacagacGAACAACACATGTTAACCTCTGACAACAATTTGATTAGAAAGAATCACAATGCTGGAGTCATGCCACAGTTTATTGCCTATGTGCTGAATAACCACATACAATAGAGCCCTATTGCAGAATCACTAGAGGACCTCCTGGGTGCCAATCTTAAGTCAAGGCAACCCCATTATGGAAGATTGGCCTACTCTAAAATAGTACcaaattgaaatgtttattcacaTCAAACttcatatactaaatatatataaatttagaatTAAACCTTTTGTTAAATACAATAGCCATTTCAATGACCTTATTCTTTAAATTGCCCAGCAATTTCCCCACTATTGTGGACTTTGCTAGTATGTTATAGAGCGCTTAGGATTCAAAATATGAAAGCTTACAGGTATATATTTCCTTATTTAGCTTATTTTGTCTTTTGGCCTCACATTTTAATCAAGCACACTTTGGTATATTGCAGAATAAGTTGACTCCCTAAGTGCAGCTTTTTCAGACAGTAAAGCAAG from Pyxicephalus adspersus chromosome 4, UCB_Pads_2.0, whole genome shotgun sequence carries:
- the SERTAD2 gene encoding SERTA domain-containing protein 2, with translation MLGKAGKRKFDEHEDGMESKVVSPTDGPSKVSYTLQRQTIFNISLMKLYNHRPLTEPSLQKTVLINNMLRRIQEELKQEGSLRPVFISTSQSSDPLCDTYQEAQPAFSHLASQPTLQPTDLINTTPLESCLTPASLLEEDTFCTSQTVQQNIPSSKLPPPLPLPPVQPVKDSFSSALDEIEELCPTSTSTEAMASPDLKDETVTAGSLKPEGTQDNRTSEPKLIDSLPGNFELTTSTGFLTDLTLDDILFSDIDTSMYDFDPCTSNTGAASKMAPDELLKTLSPYSSQPVTPNQPFKMDLTELDHIMEVLVGS